The nucleotide sequence CGTGCCCGCGATGATCTCCGGGGCGCTCTACCTGGCCGGCCTCGGCACACTCGTCTACTTCGCCGACGAGCTGGCCGCGCTGATCACCCCGTTCGCCGACGACTGGTCCGACGGGCCGCGCCAACTCCTCCGGCTGGTCGCCGGCTTCGCACTGCTCGGCCTGGGCGGCCTGCTCGGGGTGGTCACCTTCACCGCGATCACGTTGGTGATCGGCGACCCGTTCTACGAGAAGATCTCCGAACGGGTGGAGGAGCGCTTCGGCGGGGTGCCGGACGAGGTGGAGCTGTCCTTCTGGCGCTCGCTGCGGCGGAGCATCGCCGACGCGGCGCGCCTGCTGGGCCGGTCGGTGCTGTTCGGGATACCGCTCTTCGTCGCCGGGTTCGTGCCGCTGGTCGGCCAGTTCGTCGTACCCGTGGTCGC is from Micromonospora sp. WMMD1102 and encodes:
- a CDS encoding EI24 domain-containing protein, producing MPVKPGSRRVGSFLSEFGSGVGLLFRGLAVYGRSPLLVLLGIVPAMISGALYLAGLGTLVYFADELAALITPFADDWSDGPRQLLRLVAGFALLGLGGLLGVVTFTAITLVIGDPFYEKISERVEERFGGVPDEVELSFWRSLRRSIADAARLLGRSVLFGIPLFVAGFVPLVGQFVVPVVAAMVGGWFLAMGLVGVPFQRRGLRLAQRQRALRARRPLTLGFGVAVFLCFLIPLGAVLLTPAAVAGATLLARRTLDQPTDRHSRAPATSTGTASPGTA